A window of the Mus musculus strain C57BL/6J chromosome 18, GRCm38.p6 C57BL/6J genome harbors these coding sequences:
- the Gm10267 gene encoding vitellogenin-like 1, with protein MFIFSRVQVIYITLSFLLCSESHFIRRAIYKHIVMCRGFSSKRICTREYFPVCATNGRTYFNKCIFCLAYRENDGSFIMSHLGKC; from the exons ATGTTCATCTTCTCGAGAGTTCAAGTTATATATATTACCTtatcctttcttctttgttctg aaagtcACTTTATAAGAAGAGCAATTTACAAGCACATA gtaatgTGTAGAGGGTTTAGCAGTAAAAGAATTTGTACCAGAGAGTATTTTCCAGTCTGTGCAACCAATGGCCGTACTTATTTCAACAAATGCATTTTCTGTTTAGCCTATAG AGAAAATGATGGTTCATTTATTATGTCACATCTCGGCAAATGCTAA